The genomic interval CCAGGATCTGCATCGCGAAGTCTGTAAATTCGCCAACGTCCTGACAAAACTCGGCATCAACACCGGCGATCGCGTGATGCTGTACATGCCCATGATCCCGGAACTGGCCATCGCCATGCTGGCTTGCGCCCGCATCGGCGCCACGCATTCGATCATTTTCGGCGGATTCAGCGCCGACGCCGTCGCCGACCGTAGCAACGACGCCCAGGCCAAACTGATCGTCACCGCCGATGGAAGCTGGCGCCGCGGCAAAGAAATCACCCTGAAGCAAGCCGTGGATCAAAGCCTCGAAAAATCGCCAACCGTCGAACGCGTCGTGGTCGTCCGCCGCACGGGCAGCCCCGTCCAGATGGTGCCCGATCGTGACTACTGGTGGCATGACCTGATGGCGGATGTTTCGCCGGATTGTGATCCGGTCCCGCTCGACTCCGAGCATCCCCTGTTCATCCTTTACACGTCCGGCAGCACCGGTAAGCCCAAGGGCGTCCTGCACACGACAGCCGGCTATCTGCTTGGCACGATGATGACGTCGAAATGGGTTTTCGACCTGAAGGACGAAGACACGTACTGGTGTACCGCCGACATCGGCTGGATCACGGGCCACAGCTATATCGTCTATGGCCCGCTGGCCAACGGCACTACCACGGTGATGTTCGAAGGAGCCCCCAACTGGCCGAATGAGGGCCGCTTCTGGGAGATCATCGAGAAGTACAAAGTCAACATCTTCTACACCGCCCCCACGGCTATCCGCGCCTTCATCAAATGGGGTGACCACTGGCCCGCGAAGTACGATCTATCCAGCCTCCGGTTGCTCGGCTCGGTCGGGGAACCGATCAACCCCGAAGCCTGGATGTGGTACCACAAGGTCATCGGACAGGAACGCTGCCCGATCGTCGATACCTGGTGGCAGACCGAGACCGGTTCCATCATGATCGCGCCGCTGCCCGGAATCACAGCCACCAAGCCCGGTAGCTGCACACGCCCCTTGCCGGGTGTCGTGGCCGATATCGTCGACAAAGATGGCGTCAGCCTTGGCCCCAATGAAGGGGGCCTGCTGGTGATGCGGCAACCATGGCCTTCCATGCTGCGAACTCTGTATGGCGATCACGACCGATTCAAGCAGACCTATTTCAGCACAATCGCTGGCTGCTATTTCGCGGGCGACGGCGCACGCAAAGATACGGATGGCTATACGTGGGTCATGGGCCGAGTCGACGACGTGCTGAACGTCGCCGGGCACCGCTTGAGCACCATGGAAGTGGAATCCGCGCTGGTCGCTCACCCGCTTGTCGCCGAGGCGGCCGTCGTCGGCTTCCCACACGAAATCAAGGGGGAAGGGATCTGCTGCTTCGTCACCTTGAAGAACGGTGAAGGAAGCGAAGCGTTCGAGAAGGAACTGACGAACCACGTTCGCAAACAGATCGGAGCCCTGGCCACGCCAGACAAGATCCGATTCACCCCCGCGCTGCCGAAGACACGCAGCGGAAAAATCATGCGCCGCCTGCTCCGCGATATCGCCGCTGGCCGCGAATCCGCAGGCGACACCACAACCCTGGAAGACATCACCGTCCTCGCAAAGCTCCGCGAACAAGAAGAATAACCCGCCCCGCGAGCACCCCCTCTCGTTACCAAGCTCCCGCTTGGTAACGCGTCTTCCCACCCGACATCTACCGGACGGAAAGACGCCCTCGTCCAAGAAAAAAAGGCCGTCGAGCTTGTTGCTCGACGGCCTTTTTTACTTCTTCTTTTGTCTCCGATTTTCCGTGCCTCCGTGCCTCTCAATCAGCCGATGAACCCACGTTCCACACAAAGCGTCCATCGGAACCACACATCCCCGTTCCTGCCCGAAACGAGAACCGTTCGGCAGCCTCGACCATCCCAATTAGCATGGCGAACAGGTGCCAATTTCCAAGGCCATCAGTTCAACCACAAGCAAAACAAGCAGCCCCAGTCCAGCACCTCCAACACGCGTCTTCCAAACCCTCATTGACAATCATAGTTCTACATATATAAACTTACCTCAGTAAACGACAAAGGACGCCACCCCGTCGGAATCACCGCGATGTCGAAAACCAAACTCGGCCGACTGCAGACTCGGATCATGCAAGTCCTATGGGAACGTCGGCGAGCCACCGCCCGCGAGATTACGGAAACCCTCAACCAGGAAGAAGAGGTCGCACACAGCACGGTTCAAACACTGCTGCGACAACTGGAAGAGAAGGGCTCACTGACCCACCAGGTCGAAGAGCGAACGTTTATTTATGTCCCACTCGTCGAACAGCAAAGTGTTGCCAAGAGCGCAACACGCGAACTGATCGAACGAATCTTCGGCGGCCAGGCCTCGGGCCTCGTCTCGTACCTGCTCAAAGAAGAAAAGATCCCTCCCAAGGAACTGGAAGCGATTCGCAAGCTGATCGAAGAAAAAGAAAAACGTGGTAAGTAACCGGGCTCGAATTCATTTCGTGCTGCGAACAGTGAATTGGCCTGTCCTCGTTGCCAAGCTCCCGCTTGGCAACGCTTCCGATAAGTAGACAACCAGTGCAAGGGGCCCCGGCCACTTCATGGCTCGACAGAAGACAAGATCACAAGAGGCGTTACCAACGCGGGAGCTTGGTGACATGAAAACGCGATCCGTAGTCGCCGCCGTTCAGTTCTCTCACCACATCACCGGGTGACGCCCATGACGAATCTCTTTTTCTCGTCGTACGACCAGCACCTTCAGTGGACCATGGCACTCGGCCTCAGCCTTCTGCTGCAGACCGGTTTGGTCATCGGATTTGGATTGCTCGCCGCGAGAATCCTCCGTCACCAGGGTGCCGCGCTGCAATCTGCGATTCTGCGGACCACGCTGCTCGCCACCCTGTTTTGTCCCATCGCGTCCTGGTTCCTCGCCTCAGCGGGGATTTCCGGATTCCGCATCGACCTGGCCTCACACAATCAGAACACGAATCCACGCCCCGTCGTCGCACCCACATCGCCGGAAGACGCAACAATCGTTCAGCAAGCTGGTCCCACCACGATTAACGAAGCCCCCCCATTTCCCGACACAACGACCGTTCAATTCCCCACACCTGTCATCCCGATGCTCGGGCAAGATTCCCCAGTCGAGCCCACCACATCCCCTCCGACCGATCCGCCATTCGGCGCTATCGAAACCCGCGCCTGGCAGCCCGGCGTCGATTCCCCGGACCATCGGTCCAGGTGGCGAACTTCGTATCGCATCGTGATCGTGATCTGGTCTTTGATGAGCAGCCTGCTCCTGGCTCGTCTCGTGATCGCCAATCTCGTGATGTGGCGACTGCGAAGCGAATCTGGCCCGGCACCGGCTGAAATTCTGCGAGAATGCCAATCCATCGCGATTCAAATGGGGATCACCGCACCGCCCGTTCTGATCAATGCCTCACTCAGCAGCCCCTGTCTTACGGGACTCTGGCGACCGACCATCATGCTTCCGGCAGAACTCCAGCCGCTCGGTCTCCACGTGCTGGCACATGAACTGGCTCATTTGAAACGAGGAGACTGCGGATGGAGTTTGATTGGCCACCTGTTGACCGCACTTGTTCCCTGGCAACCGTTGGCATGGTGGCTTGCCCGACGATTGGAACAGATTGCTGACGAAGTGTGTGACGATTACGTCGTGGCTCACAACTTTGACCGCGTGTCGTACGCCCGCGAACTGCTCGCCATAGCCGAGCGTTTCCCCGCATCCTGGTCCACGACAACGACCGCTGTCGGCATTGCAGACTACAAATCGTGTTTGGGCCGACGCGTTCAACGAATCCTAGACGGCGCACGCAACGTCTCATTCCAGACAAAGCGAACGCCGCTCGTCTTCGTCATCGTCGCAGCAGCCTGCGCGACGATGTTGGCCAGCTTGCTTGGTGCGTCGGCGAACGAGAAACCGTCTCGTGACGACGCGAGCAATGAACACGCGGCAGCGGCTCCAAAAGCAAACGACGCGGCAGAAACGGTCATGGTGACGGGAACGGTGCTCACCCCCGATGGCACGCCTGCAGTCGGGGCAACCGTTCGTGCGCTGCACCGCGTCTCACCCGAGCTCCGACCACTCCTTCCCGCCGATTTCGTTCCCACCCTGTACGAAACGCAGACGAACACCGAGGGACAATTCTCGATCTCGGTCAGTCGAGACGCGGTCACCGACCATCGGATTCCACTCAATCAGCGATCCCAGTCTGGGAATTCCATCCAGTTCGCCGCCGCACTCAGGGGCTTTGGTGTCGCCTGGAAGGAATTGTCAGACCTTGAAGCCAATCAAGACGTGACGCTGA from Schlesneria paludicola DSM 18645 carries:
- a CDS encoding BlaI/MecI/CopY family transcriptional regulator encodes the protein MSKTKLGRLQTRIMQVLWERRRATAREITETLNQEEEVAHSTVQTLLRQLEEKGSLTHQVEERTFIYVPLVEQQSVAKSATRELIERIFGGQASGLVSYLLKEEKIPPKELEAIRKLIEEKEKRGK
- the acs gene encoding acetate--CoA ligase, translating into MSGENIQSVLQETRSFPPSAEFTKQAHISTEGQYDLMWNRAKVDPAGFWGELANNLQWFKKWDHVLQGAMPETKWFTGGKINASANCIDRHLTTWRKNKAAIIWEGEPGDTRVLTFQDLHREVCKFANVLTKLGINTGDRVMLYMPMIPELAIAMLACARIGATHSIIFGGFSADAVADRSNDAQAKLIVTADGSWRRGKEITLKQAVDQSLEKSPTVERVVVVRRTGSPVQMVPDRDYWWHDLMADVSPDCDPVPLDSEHPLFILYTSGSTGKPKGVLHTTAGYLLGTMMTSKWVFDLKDEDTYWCTADIGWITGHSYIVYGPLANGTTTVMFEGAPNWPNEGRFWEIIEKYKVNIFYTAPTAIRAFIKWGDHWPAKYDLSSLRLLGSVGEPINPEAWMWYHKVIGQERCPIVDTWWQTETGSIMIAPLPGITATKPGSCTRPLPGVVADIVDKDGVSLGPNEGGLLVMRQPWPSMLRTLYGDHDRFKQTYFSTIAGCYFAGDGARKDTDGYTWVMGRVDDVLNVAGHRLSTMEVESALVAHPLVAEAAVVGFPHEIKGEGICCFVTLKNGEGSEAFEKELTNHVRKQIGALATPDKIRFTPALPKTRSGKIMRRLLRDIAAGRESAGDTTTLEDITVLAKLREQEE